In Gammaproteobacteria bacterium, the following are encoded in one genomic region:
- a CDS encoding IS110 family transposase — translation MINACPGQEQPGLRTVAVKTEEQQGVLALHRMREQLVKFRTAQINGLRGLLAEYGEVMPKGRAGLKRDIPGALERVSERLPAMVVDSLRDQWARVLRTDEEIEVIERRLLLWHRTSEASRRLETIPGVGVLTATAAVAAMGDPQAFRSGREFAAWLGLVPRHVGTGGRVRILGISKRGDRYLRTLLIHGARAAITHTKAPSGWLSRLLERRPRNVASVALANKNARTIWALLAHDRCYERNFEGQPA, via the coding sequence ATTATAAACGCTTGCCCCGGACAAGAGCAGCCCGGCTTGCGCACCGTGGCGGTGAAGACCGAGGAACAGCAGGGCGTGCTGGCGCTTCATCGGATGCGCGAGCAGCTGGTGAAGTTCCGCACGGCGCAGATCAACGGCCTGCGCGGCCTGCTGGCCGAGTACGGGGAGGTGATGCCGAAGGGCCGGGCCGGTCTCAAGCGCGACATTCCCGGCGCCCTCGAACGGGTCTCGGAGCGGCTGCCGGCGATGGTCGTGGACAGTCTGCGCGATCAGTGGGCGCGGGTCCTGCGCACGGACGAGGAGATCGAGGTCATTGAGCGACGGCTGTTGCTGTGGCATCGCACCAGCGAGGCCAGCCGGCGGCTGGAGACGATCCCCGGCGTGGGCGTGCTCACGGCCACCGCGGCGGTGGCCGCCATGGGCGATCCGCAAGCGTTCCGGTCAGGGCGCGAGTTCGCCGCCTGGCTGGGCCTGGTCCCGCGCCACGTCGGCACCGGCGGGCGCGTTCGGATTCTGGGCATCAGCAAACGGGGCGACCGCTATCTGCGCACCTTGTTGATCCACGGCGCGCGCGCCGCGATCACTCACACCAAGGCGCCCTCGGGGTGGCTGTCGCGGTTGCTCGAGCGCCGGCCCAGGAACGTCGCCAGCGTGGCGCTGGCGAACAAGAACGCGCGCACGATCTGGGCCCTGCTGGCTCATGATCGGTGCTACGAACGCAATTTTGAGGGCCAG